The Trichomycterus rosablanca isolate fTriRos1 chromosome 6, fTriRos1.hap1, whole genome shotgun sequence DNA segment tttgattactcagaatgagcctaattgttgggtttgttttggtttcattactctactacactttcaagtaaattatttgctatgtagaaatagcatttctactaaaaacattgatttgtcaggttaatggtgttggactgcaatttatatatacacacacatacatacagtcatgtgaaaatgtGCAAACACTGGTAACATTCATACCACATTGTGGGGACCTGACGTTTACcatgttaaaaaatacatgtaaaaagCATGTTGGTACCTTTTTGGAGAAAGTTGGCTCATCCTGTATGTGCTGGGTGCAATGGGGATTATCCTCAGACGCACGTTCTGGCTCCAGACACTTAGTGTCGACTTCCACGCCACTTTTTGTCACCTGAAATAAGCAAAACAGTCACTAATAaacttaaaagtaaaagtatgtTGGCATAGTAACACTAAGCTGGATAATTTATAACtgtagaaagcattttaagttcatacacaataaaaaagaaaattgttTTAGAATAAAACCCCTAATATTTAAAGTAAGCATCTTGTGGGGACTTAGTGTAAAGTTTTCAGGTTAAAACAATGTGGGGACTCGCCACTTGACTCATGAGTTACAATCACTCCTGTGCAAACACTGGTGAAATTTATACCACATTGTGGGGACCTGACGTTTACTATgttaaaaatacatgtaaaaaagCATGTTGGTACCTTTTTGGAGAAAGTTGGCTCATCCTGTATGTGCTGGGTGCAATGGGGATTATCCTCAGACGCACGTTCTGGCTCCAGACACTTAGTGTCGACTTCCACGCCACTTTTTGTCACCTGAAATAAGCAAAACAGTCACTAATAaacttaaaagtaaaagtatgtTGGCATAGTAACACTAAGCTGGATAATTTATAACTGTAGAAAGCATTTTAGGTtcatacacaataaaaaagaaaagtgttttagaATAAAAACCCTAAAATTTAAAGTAAGCATCTTGTGGGGACTTAGTGTAAAGTTTTCAGGTTAAAACAATGTGGGGACTTAGTGTAAAGTTTTCAGGTTAAAACAATGTGGGGACTCGCCACTTGACTCATGAGTTACAATCACTCCTGTGCAAACACTGGTGAAATTTATACCACATTGTGGGGACCTGACGTTTACTATgttaaaaatacatgtaaaaagCATGTTGGTACCTTTGTGGAGAAAGTTGGCTCATCCTGTATGTGCTGGGTGCAATGGGGATTATCCTCAGACGCACGTTCTGGCTCCAGACACTTAGTGTCGACTTCCACGCCACTTTTTGTCACCTGAAATAAGCAAAACAGTCACTAATAaacttaaaagtaaaagtatgtTGGCATAGTAACACTAAGCTGGATAATTTATAACTGTAGAAAGCATTTTAGGTtcatacacaataaaaaagaaaagtgttttagaATAAAAACCCTAAAATTTAAAGTAAGCATCTTGTGGGGACTTAGTGTAAAGTTTTCAGGTTAAAACAATGTGGGGACTCACCAGTTACAATCACTCCTGTGCAAACACTGGTGAAATTTATACCACATTGTGGGGACCTGACGTTTACTatgttaaaaatacattaaaaaagcatgttgGTACCTTTGTGGAGAAAGTTGGCTCATCCTGTATGTGCTGGGTGCAATGGGGATTATCCTCAGACGCACGTTCTGGCTCCAGACACTTAGTGTCGACTTCCACGCCACTTTTTGTCACCTGAAATAAGCAAAACAGTCACTAATAaacttaaaagtaaaagtatgtTGGCATAGTAACACTAAGCTGGATAATTTATAACTGTAGAAAGCATTTTAGGTTCATACGcaataaaaaagaaacgtgtTTTAGAATAAAAACCCTAAAATTTAAAGTAAGCATCTTGTGGGGACTTAGTGTAAAGTTTTCAGGTTAAAACAATGTGGGGACTTAGTGTAAAGTTTTCAGGTTAAAACAATGTGGGGACTCGCCACTTGAGTTACAATCACTCCTGTGCAAACACTGGTGAAATTTATACCACATTGTGGGGACCTGACGTTTACTatgttaaaaatacattaaaaaagcatgttgGTACCTTTGTGGAGAAAGTTGGCTCATCCTGTATGTGCTGGGTGCAATGGGGATTATCCTCAGATGCACGTTCTGGCTCCAGACACTTAGTGTCGACTTCCACGCCACTTTTTGTCACCTGAAATAAGCAAAACAGTCACTAATAaacttaaaagtaaaagtatgtTGGCATAGTAACACTAAGCTGGATAATTTATAACTGTAGGATGAATTTTATGTtcatacacattaaaaaagaaaagtgttttagaATAAAACCCCTAATATTTAAAGTAAGCATCTTGTGGGGACTTAGTGTAAAGTTTTCAGGTTAAAACAATGTGGGGACTCACCACTTGACTCATGAGTTACAATCACTCCTCTGCAAACACTGGTAACATTCATACCACATTGTGGGGACCTGACGTTTACCatgttaaaaatacattaaaaaagccTGTTGGTACCTTTGTGGAGAAAGTTGGCTCATCCTGTATGTGCTGGGTGCTATGGGGATTATCCTCAGATGCACGTTCTGGCTCCAGACACTTAGTGTCGACTTCCACGCCACTTTTTGTCACCTGAAATAAGCAAAACAGTCACTAATAAACTTAAAAGAATAAGGGAAAACCTGGTAGTAAAACATCATGTATGTGCCATGCAGTGCCATGTAGTAAATAACTGACACTGCTATGATTATCCCAAGACAGTCTACCGTACATAAACTcagtatattgtttaataaTCCCAACGTTCAATTTACATGACGTAAGTGATGTGGTAAAACTACATTCACCATTTTACATCTAAATATTCACTATTGTTACAAGAAGTAACACCCTTACTTTACTCCTCCAGGGACAATCAGCATCTCCATAATTATATGAGATCTCCTCTCCGGGTGGTGTGTCTCGTAAAGCAAAAAGGCACAAATGGGGTCTTCCTTCCACAATGATTCTCCTCATTTTGCAGTTGGGGTTAATGTGGTCATCGTTAACCAGTCTGCCAAGAGTGCCATCATCCCTTGCAGCATCAATACTGAAGTTGAACAAACAGACAGTTATTAAGTGACAgaaaattatatttttgttgtacaATTAAGAAGtaattaagaataaaaataaacattatataaattctcCTAAACTATACAGAATTACTAAAGATGATCATGCATTTAGTTAAGGACAACAATAGTTTGTTAAATAGAAACAAGTAAACTAAAGAATAACTACAAAGCACAGTGTAAATCTGCTGTATAACACAACTCAGGACATGCATGGCAAACAGAATTAGAGAATCATAATGGTACTAAAGCTATGTAGgtatgtttcatgtttcaactgCTGAATCACTTTTATAGAGGGCTGTTGCCACATGACTAATACCAAACTATAAAGCGAAAAGTATttgtacacctgaccatgagttggTTGGACattccataaaaataaaattaaaacagacagtgacctATATCTGTGAGCCTTTTAGATATAGCAGCCACCACTTTTCTAAGAACCACAGTTCAAAatatgtctatgggaatttgtgcctattcagtcaaaagagcactgatgttggtcaagaaagcctcaactgatgctCCAGTTCataccaaagctgttcagtggggctgaggtcagaggaCTTCTCTGTGGACAGGGGCTGCatatacagtcatgctggaacatgaaatgaccttccctaaactgttgctggaaATTTAAAAACCAAATtttcattatataataatttaatacacctgttagcagttgttgtgtCTTAAACACATGACTTTCacattagaaagggtgtcccaatacgttTGTCTATACATTACATGTGAATGTGCAGGTGTTCCTGATACAGTGAAAGGTAAGGATGCTCTGGTGCACTAACATGCCCAACAAAATCAGGAGTCAGATAAAAgctatacacatatacacagctATACAAAAATACTCAACAAGACTAAAAAGTCACATAATAAAGGCTAACcaaatcatttttttaaataaaaacagagattCGGTGAATCGCCTGTAAACATCGCGCTGTAAACACCTATACTGAGATATATACGTTAGATTTCTCACACTGTACATGAGTTACAGGTTTAAAATCCTTTAAATCCACCAGATTTCTTCTTAAACTGTCTGTTACAGAAGCGCAGCGATTTAAAGAACTTTCCGGACATTTAAAAACGTAACACCTGAAACCATATAGACCAAACACATGAATAAAAGAATTATAAATGCATACTTACGTGTAGAATTTTCCGTGCCAGATGAAGTCGAACATAAATCCTTTGTTGTGGTAAATTCGTCTTCTTTTACTTTCCTCTGAATGAATCCGCTGTTCTCTATATTCTAGTACAAACTTTAGTGAAGTCCGACACTGTAAACGCTCCCCGGCCTTATTTAGGGATGAAAAGCGCAATAAAATAACCCATTCTTTCATCAAGACTAAGTCTTATTTAGGTTTATAATTTGTTCTGTTCACCTTAAAGGAATCAATGTATTTCACAGGTCAGAGCTAGCTAACAAGGTAGAATAATTGCTACCGAACTATCACTAGCTAAAATATTGCTATGAAAACAATACTTTTAAGATTACAGAACTATAAGGAGTTTTTTCTTTAACACagtttatttaataacattttactggtataacatttataacatttcatCAACTGTAGAAAGTTAACTCACATTATCTTTGGGTGCTGTGCTAATTTACTGGATTAAAGCCGCAACAGGTTACCTAATTAAAGGTCCCGGTTATTTCTACCACTTCAACCAATCAGAGTTTAGGATCGTCTGCGCCGTTTCAACCAATCGGAGTTGAGAATTGCTGTACTACGTCATCAAGTGTGTAAGCGAGATTCGTTTACAGTCTTTGGCCAGAGGGGGCGTGTACACATCTGAGTCAAaatcccacacacactcacacacactattccCATGTATGTGTCAATTTTGGGGACTACTCAGAAATTTGGTCGGCGGGTCTATCTCACTCAGATATACATGTTACAATGCTTAGTTTTGTGGGGACTCGATTTTAGGTCCCCACCATGTTACAAGTCCCCACCTTATTGGTGTGTAAACAGGTCAATGTCCCCAGATTAATAGCTttgcgaacacacacacacacactcactcacacacacacacacacacacactcacacacacacactcacacacacacacacacacacacactcacacacacacacacacacacacacacacacacacacacacacacacacacacacactcacacacacacacacacacacactcacacacacacacacacacacacacacacactcacacacacacacacacacacacacacactcacacacacacactcacacacacacacacacacacacacacacactcacacacacacacacacacacacacaacacacactcacacactcacacacacacacacacacacactcacacacacacacacacactcactcacacacacacacacacacacacacactcacacacacacacacacacacacactcacacacacacacacacacacactcactcacacacacacacacacacacacactcacacacacacacacacacacacacacactcacacacacacacacacacacacactcacacacacacatctggagGGGTGTGACTGCTTAAAATCAGTGATCGTCTCATCTCTGATTCTGTTCCTGTTCTCACCAACTCTCACTAGAAGagcttctgtctgtctttctgtctgtctttcattTGCAGACCCTCTCCTCCATGTTTACCTGGacaaggtactagactagtaattagaaagtTGCTGCTTCAAGTCCCACcgttgccaagttgccactgttgggcccctgagcaaggcccttaaccccttaacTGCTCAAActgtgtttgaatctcagccgTTCTATCAactggccaggcatctacacagacatgatcagcTTTGTTGGAAGGGGTGGCCGAAgccatgtgatggattggtgctctgtgaacctgacccactgtgaccctgaccaggacccTGATAAGTGATGATGATGTTCAGGTTGTGTGTGAGTTACagcaggcgtccacatacttctgatcaGCTGGTGTTTATGTAATATTAGATCATTACTGTAGCTGCTCAtcactgcactgctgcagcTCTCTACTCTGTGTGGATGGTGATTTACTCCATGGAACCAGGTTCCAACCTCGCTTTCAGTTCCAACCTCGCTTTCAGTGTGGAGTCtaaacacatgcagaaggtggattggctgctgtaCGTTACTCCAGGATGTGAGTGAGTAATATGATGTGATGGTCAGTTAGAGAAGGTTTCCCATCTCCACCCAGGGTTTGTGGACTAGTAAtaagagggttgctggttcaagttgccacaattgggcccctgagtgaggcccctaaccctggcaacctgtccagcgtgtttcctgtttttcacccagtgaatcaaacccactgtgaccctgaccagaataaagcgctGGTAACACAGACACTGAATCATCTGCATTGCCGTGTTTTCTAACTCTACATCCGTCTCACTGCAGGTACGGCCACGCCCCTTTCTCCTCCTCATCTCTCAGTCACGCCCCCTGCTGAGCTGGTTCAGCCTGGTcaggtgctggagtttttgtgCCGGGCCCCGCCCGCTCACGCCGGCGTTCGGTTCGTTCTCCGGAGGCGTCCGTGGAAACACGAGAGCGGTGAGCAGGTAGTCGGTCAGTCTGATGACCCCCGGTTCAGGGTGGGTCCGGTGGGCTGGACTGACGGGGGTGTGTACACCTGCCTCTACCAATCAGCACTTACAGATGGACCTCAGGACTCCGCCCCCAGCTCACCTGTCTCCATCAACATCACAGGTAAACATTcctcctgtctctctctctctggtgtCCTGATTCTAACTAGATCAGAAGAAGATTTACTGCCTGATGTCTCATGACTGTACCTGTCTCACTGCTGTCTCACTGCTGTCTCACTGGTGTCCCACTGGTGTCTCACTGGTGTCTAGTGTCTCACTTGTGGTCTCTAGTGTCTCACTGCTGTCTCACTGTTTTTTCTCTTTAGTGTCTCTCTAGTGTCTCACTGGTGTCCTGTTTCTTACTAGATCAGAAGAAGATTTACTGCCTGACGTCTCGTGACTGTACCTGTCTCACTGCTGTCTCACTGCTGTCTCACTCTAGTGTCTCACTGTTGTCTCACTGGTGTCTAGTGTCTCTCTCTAGTGTCCCACTGGTGTCTTGTGTCTCACTTTAGTGTCTCACTGGTGTCCTACTGGTGTCTCTCTATTGTCTCACTGATGTCTCTGTAGTGTTTGACTGGTGTCTCACTGGGTTTCTCTAGTGTCCCACTGGTGTCTCTTTAGTTTATCACTGGTGTCTCTGTGGTGTCTCACTGCTGTCTCACTAGTGTCTCACTAGGGTCCCACTTGTGTCTCACTGGTGTCTCTAGTGTCCCACTCGTGTCTCAATGGTGTCTCACTGATGCCTTAATActtattatttttgtgtttgtttgctgtTGTCTCTCCCATGTGTCTCTGTCCAAGGTCTCTACTGAGAAGTGTCTCTCCTGTGTGTCTCTTTTGTGTCCAACatctaaaaaaatttaataaaatgaaaaaatattgaTTTCACTTTTTACActtatgtccaaaagtatgtggacacctgagctgaTCTTGTTGGGCGTCCCACATGTCTCTTCTCTCTGGTCCGGATGTCTCTCTGATGTTTCTCTTTCTTTTGCTCCATAGTGGAGCTTCCTGCTCCTCGGTTGTCCCCGGGTGCTGAGGGGACGTTAGTGTGCACCGGGTCTCCGTCCTACCCCGGCGCCCACTTCACCCTCTTCCACCAAGGTTCCGGATCAACCCTGGAGGAACGCCGCGCCCCCCTGACTCAGCACAGCGCTCAGTTCTCTGTGCCGGGGCAGCTGAGGAGAGGGGGCAGGTACGAGTGTCGGTACAGCGTGCTGCTGGGTGAAGAGTGGGCGCATTCGGAACACAGCGCCCCCATCGTACTCACAGACGACACCCCGCCCAACAGAGGTAACCCTCGAACCAGAGCTTCAACCCGCCCCGCCCGGTTTAAACGCTCCGTCTGATCTGTTACTGGTTCTGTTCTGTACAGGCGGGGGGGTTCCGGACCTGCCGCTGGTGGTGGGTTCCATCTCAGCTGCGCTCCTGTTCCTCCTGGTGCTGGTTATACTGGGCGTCGGTGTTCACAGATACGGTGCGTGATCGGAACTCTGGTGTCTCCTCATGACGGAGCTGAACTTTTAATCTGAacttgattcattcattctgtgtttttgtttttaaagctgaAGCAGCAGCCGAGAAAAAAAGGAGAAGGTAAGAACAGCatggtgtgtgatttgggacacgcccacttgtgtgtgtgtgtgtgtgtgtgtgtgtgtgagattaacagtgagtgtgtgtgtgcagggaaCAGGACCGGTTTTGGCATCAGGTTCATTCCAGAGATCACATCATCGGTAAGTGATGCTACAGTCACGTCCTTcatgttctttctttttcatccagtttagtcgtagccggttcctcttcctctgctggagactctgatggtgtatgaggagggtatatcctcctgacacgccctccctccctctggcaccttcttattcacctgtacttcggtggattggcacgtgaggtcggtctcgctcacggagagtcacgcgctgacctccacgttcctccacttacATTAACCagcgtccttacacagcgcccaagaccccgcccacttctTAGTCTAGACTAGCGGCTGATTTTGTCTGTTGCACCGTCTGTACtgccgctagggggcgcccatcTGAGGATTCTGTCCAGAATCCCAGCACTAGTGGAGAGTCCAGAATCCCAgcactagtggaatatcctgccgCAACACCTTGACGCCCcgttcctgtaattttaagggtttttttccggccactgtcgccctcggcttgttcatcaggggttttggtctgttggtcctggattctgtagaGTTGCGTttagacaatgtctattgtaaaaagtgctatataaataaaatgtacttgaCTTATGCTTGGTGTGTCCTGCATGTGGTCATCTTTCTGACCAGGTGGTGGTGTGGACACGTGTGGCTTCATATCCAACCAGTAATAAGAATTTGATAGAATTCTGATCAttaatttgattttgtttttttagatcTCACACTCCAGAGGGTCGGCGTCACCCCGAAGGTAAATACCAGCACATATCTCAGTCCACACATCTACACCTCAGAGTCCAGTACTGGTCCAAGTTCACGCCCTACACCCTCTACCCACTAGTCATGGTCATAAGAACGTGGACGCCTGAACATCACACCAACATGAACGTTAATATCTCATCCACCAACAACCTCACTGATTTATGGAGGCTGAGAGATGGTTGTCTTCTTTAGAGTTCTGGGTTCCTTCTCACCTCCCTGACTAAGGTCCTCTTTGCTTGGATGCCTGATCTGGCTGGATGGAACTCTAGAAGGTTCCAGGTTCTACCAGATTTCTTCTGTTTTAAAGTGATTGATGTCACTGTGGTGTGGGAGACTCAAAACCTCAGATCTTGTTTTTATCTCCTGGTCATAATAACGTGGACGCCTgaacatcaaacaccaacaccaacatcTCACATCATCCACCAACACACTTCATTTTATAACGTTTGGCAGCAGGTTTGTAGATGAACAGTGGACAGAAATATGTCTGGGACAGGGAGCCAATCCACCCTCCGCATGTTTCTGAGAAGCAGAATGAAAACAGGAGCACCTGGATGAGACCCACttagagaacatgccaaacttcaaACACTCTAACAGACGTGAAGTGTAGTTGagtcattttattta contains these protein-coding regions:
- the LOC134316695 gene encoding uncharacterized protein LOC134316695; this encodes MFDFIWHGKFYTIDAARDDGTLGRLVNDDHINPNCKMRRIIVEGRPHLCLFALRDTPPGEEISYNYGDADCPWRSKVTKSGVEVDTKCLEPERASEDNPHSTQHIQDEPTFSTKVTKSGVEVDTKCLEPERASEDNPHCTQHIQDEPTFSTKVTKSGVEVDTKCLEPERASEDNPHCTQHIQDEPTFSTKVTKSGVEVDTKCLEPERASEDNPHCTQHIQDEPTFSTKVTKSGVEVDTKCLEPERASEDNPHCTQHIQDEPTFSKKVTKSGVEVDTKCLEPERASEDNPHCTQHIQDEPTFSKKVPDEIFAGDQYDMHESQVEMSTFQLDKVRSLDVCAISSVECSEDEVPESSCSMRGSKGNQISLELV